The segment CGTCAGCGAGGGgaccccgggggagggggggagaagtgtgCGTCAGCGAGGGGaccccgggggggaggggggagtgtgcgtCAGTGAGGGGACACCggcggggggggagtgttgtgcgTCAGCGGGAGGCGGCGCTGGTGAGGGAATTCCAGGGGGCGGTGTGTGCGTTGGTGAGGGAACCCTCGGGGGAAGTGGGGGTCAAAAAGGGTGTCCTGCTGTGTCACATCCGAAGTGTGATACAAAAATGTATGGCTTGAGAAAAATATTTACAGACGTATACAAATTAAAACATGAATCAAGAATAGGATCACTGCGTTTGAGCTTGTAGTAAAATAAAGGAGAAACTGAACTGTAAAACCATAATAGAGTTCTTACATAGAAAAGTTTGGCAAAAGAAATACAAGTGCCGCGCACTTTATTGTAATCATGAAGCGCTTTGAGCCCCATTAGGGGAAAAAAGCgctatatgtttaaaaaaaaaaaaaaaaaatacataatgtaTGTCTTTCAGATGTGGGTTCGCTGGTGAAACGGGACCAAGATGCATTATTCGTAGTGAGATAAGGAAACCTGGCATTTCAAAGGTAATGTCTAAGTCTTCGTCCCCCGTGGCAGCAGCTGCACGCGCGACGGCGTCAAGGTagagccctctatggggcaggccccagtcggcgggTGCAAAAGGCGCTATTCGTGACCaaccgcctttgccaaaagacaagatttttgtctttagGAGCAACGGCTGAGCATGGGTCGCGTCAtggtggcggttcagccaatgagggcgaaccagtcgcGTGACGTCATAGCCGCACCCCTGTTATAGATGATAAGCTCCTTGGGGACTTTCTTCCTATTTTCTTATACAATATTATTGGGGTGTGCTGCAGGATATGTGGGCGCCGTAACAATAAATAATTATTGTGTTATTAATGAATACTTGTGAGAAGTGATTTTGAATGATCACGTTGTTTTATGGTTAATAGGGAACTGCAGGAGGGGATGGGCTGAGCCACTCCTGAAATTGCATGTTGCACTCgatatgaatgtgtgtaataaGAATTTGAATTGTTTTCATTTTATATTTTGCAGCCAATAAAAGTTGTCCAGTACAACATCAACACGGAAGAACTTTATTCATATCTGAAGGAGTTTATTCACATGCTATATTTCAGGTAAAGTGCATAGTGCTGGCAAgctgttttattttctgtatggCTTCTAAAATCACCAGGCTAAAACATATAGTGCcagggtgctgaactccagtccttaagccccaTCAACagctcaacaggtcaggttctcaggatatcccagcttcagcacaggtggctcaatcagaggctgtcttTGAGCCACGTGCTGAGGATGCGATATCCAGATATCCCTGACTTGTTCGGGGggtttgaggactagagttgcgcacccctggtacaTAGCCGCACCCCTGGTACATAGCCGCACCCCTGGTACACAGCGCACCCCTGGTACACAGCGCACCCCTGGTACACAGCGCACCCCTGGTACACAGCGCACCCCTGGTACACAGCGCACCCCTGGTACACAGCGCACCCCTGGTACACAGCGCACCCCTGGTACACAGCGCACCCCTGGTACACAGCGCACCCCTGGTACACAGCGCACCCCTGGTACACAGCGCACCCCTGGTACACCGCGCACCCCTGGTACACCGCGCACCCCTGGTACACCGCGCACCCCTGGTACACCGCGCACCCCTGGTACACCGCGCACCCCTGGTACACCGCGCACCCCTGGTACACCGCGCACCCCTGGTACACAGCGCACCCCTGGTACACAGCGCACCCCTGGTACACAGCGCACCCCTGGTACACAGCGCACCCCTGGTACACAGCGCACCCCTGGTACACAGCGCACCCCTGGTACACAGTGCACTGTAGCTATTTTGTATTGGTAAATGTATGTTTTATTAACCAATTGTGCTCATTTTCTAACCTCTGTATATGGCTCTGTGTTCACAACTGAACAACATTAAAGACCAGTTTGATTCTAGAGATTTCATTGCACAGATATTTTAACGTTCcagttatttatttttgtgtttttttccccaacaGTTACATGAGATTACAGAAGCCCTGTTTAGCAGAGCTAATTCAGTGGTTGTAATTGTTTTGCATAATTAAATCTAAGaagaatttgtttaaaaaaagcatTTGAACAAAGCATTACAGTCATCATATTGTAGTTAAATACAGTAGAATAGATGAAAATGCAGACAGAGCGAATGTTATATCTCCGTACCATACTTTACTTATCCTGCAGCGTTTTACTCTGACTCAGTAACCAGCCTTGTGCGTGTCCTCTTGTTCTACGCTCTCTTATAATCCTGTCTGCAGTACGTCTGACTTGAACCATTTCCGTTAAAAGACCGACGGGCCTTTCAGAAAAATCCTGCTTGTTTTTCAGACATCTGCTCGTGAATCCCAGAGACCGTCGCGTTGTGTTAATAGAATCGGTGCTATCTCCGTCTCACTTCAGGGAAACGCTCACGCGGGTTCTTTTCAAGTACTTTGAGGTACAAAGGTTTCTAGTCCTCCTGTATTTTGCAGGAAGAATAATGCAGTGGAACTATGCTCCGTATTTAAAGTCTCTCTTTAATCATTGCCAAAGGGACTTCTCAATGTATGTAATCCCTATCCATATATCAGGAAGCAAATCTATGCCTTAAGTTTCCTGGGTAGCTGGGTGGGGGGTAATTGGCTTCTCTGCACCACATTGTGATCTGGCTACATGGCGAAGGCTAGGACAAACTTGCTCATACTAAACCCGTTTCGCTGCTGAAGTTTTATCAGACGTTTAACACTGGGACGTCCCAGGGAGCGAGGGAGAGAATAGCAGGGAAATGGCAGCTATCTCCTGTCTTCCATTGCAACGTGTTCTCCACTAGTACATGTTACATTTCTGCAGCATCATGGGTCTTAAAGATTTGCATTTTCAATTACAATGCAAGGTTGTGTTCTTCAGTTGGGGGGTTTGTAATTCATTATTTACAAAATacaatggcccatatttactaagctataTTTACTATTCCATAAGacccttatggcccattcactggAATAGGCTGGAAGGTGTTgtgtggaatagcaccacttagtaaattgGGCCTTCACCATTACCTGCCCTGTGCCACTTTACTACTTTTCATTTGGTTTCATGGATTTTGGTTGAAAACGTATTTAGATCAGCAAATTTGGTCTATAGTTGCAAGTAAAAATGAGTTGCTCAGTGGGTAGTAGTTTGGATAAAGCTGTGTCTCATGTCATGGTCTTTATATCTGATTCATGTGTCTGTCTGGACAGGTCCCCTCTGTGCTGTTTGCTCCAAGTCATCTGATGTCCCTCCTGACACTTGGGATTAATTCAGCTATGGTCCTGGACTGTGGATACGCAGAAAGTCTGGTGCTGCCTGTATCTTTTTAATGCACAATGTGTCCAGCAGCAGAAAGCTATTTTGAGTAATATGTATGCACCCATAGTTGCCCCTTTTATACTTGGAAAAGATGTCAAACAAATGAACTCAAGCACACAAACCCGTGTGGTGGTTTTTATGTGGGTCTTGTTACTACTGGCCTTTACAGCCCAATGAATACCACAAGGAGTGTCCATCCTTACTGCTTTTTATACAGGTTAGAGGTGGGGTTATTAAGAGAAGGGTGGAGTCATTTGGTTTTAACTGGGTCTCTCCATTCATTCATGTATTAGAGGGTTGAAAGTGTGTACCTGTTTGTGTCCTGAATGTTCTGTTGTAACTGATGCCGTAGTAAAAATGTGCTTTAGGtgtaatatttttttctgtgatacaggcataccccgctttaagtacactcactttaagtacactcacgagtaagtacatatcgcccaataggcaaacggcagctcacgcatgcgcctgtcatcacgtcctgaacagcaataccggctccctacctgtaccgaagctgtgcgcaagcgggaagactatagagcctgttacacatgcgttatttacatcagttatgcacgtatatgatgattgcagtacagtacatgcatcgataagaaggaaaaggtagtgcttcactttaagtacattttcgctttacatacatgctccggtcccattgcgtacgttaatgcggggtatgcctgtagctgGTGAAGGGAAAGTAGGAGACGTGTGCATGATCATAATGTTCTTTAATCCACAGTTTTTCTTAATGCGAGTTAGATATACGAAGGAATTCCTATTCTGAGCTGCTGGGGAGCTCTGCCTTTGGGAGGAAAAGCCATTCACAAGTAAACCACCTACCATTTCTCTGACCTATTACAGAACACTCACTCGGAGTGTCtacatcaggggcggccaacgccagtcctcaagggccaccaacaggtcaggttttacggatatctctgcttcagcacaggtggctcagtcaacgactgagacgctgaagcagggatatcttaaaacctgacctgttggcccttgaggactgaagttggccactcctgattgaAACCTTCTCTTATCCTACCAGTATGCTGCTGTTTCCAAAACGATATTTTGACTTGCAGACAGATATTCTTTTCTAATACTAAAGGGTGACTGAAATAGTAATGGGGAGAATATATCAAAGTTTTTAACTTCTTTGATAAATCATATATTTTCTTTTCCCCCATGGGGATCTTTTTTTAAACGGCCCATTAAAAACCATTTTGTTTAAGCAAATCTTGCAGATTAGGGACTTTCAGAACTTGATCTCTTTGTTGTGGCGTCACTAGGCGAACTCCTGCAATATGCAGTGCTTGTAACATTCAGGAAAGATGGAATTTAAACCGGGCGGTCCTTATCCCCCCCGAGCTTCCGGGCTGACCTGCAATAAATTGTAAATCGTTGCATTTCTGGTCTTTTCTAGTAACAACGTGactaaaacaaaacaataaaagggGCTTCcattatatgggggggggggtttgtgtttatttatttttttcaccaatattcatttttctttttcatttgctaAAATTGCTTCAGGGAGCTGGGAAGTCAGTTATTGGAGCAATGCACGGTCAATACAGGAACCGCCAAAGATCAAAGCCTCCCATCTGTAATGGGTAAGATCATTTATTTTCTCTAGGGAAACTATAGCAGTCACTGCTTGTGCGCATGTGTCTTTTTCAATCAATAGGTTTCAGCACGTTACTGAGTGTGCTTAaagcagggctggccaactccagtcctcaagggctaccgtCAGGTctcaaggatatcccagcttcagcacagatggctcggtATTCGACCAAGCCACTAGttgagcccctgtgctgaagcagtgatatccttgaaaccacctgttggtggccacccCTAGTTTAAAGATTTGTTCAGGGATTTCCATCATTGAGAATTCCCAAGAGCATGTAAATGttacagcgttgaaccttattatTGTTTGTGTATTTCAGGCAGTGTACCAGAAGACATAGTGGAAGATGTTAAAGGTAACGCTTCATAACATGCAGTTTAGCGGCCTCACTGTGGGGACATGGGACTAACTCTTGCACGTCAcaccttaggctttggtcccgctgcgtccggcggctgCTCGCCATGTGATGGTGCCCTCCCGAGCAGTTCcctgtccctcctccctgcacggctcgctacacgctgtgacgcgtcagccgccaggggatgcaagagaattgtaatcccaagcggcgacgcatcACGTgatgtggctgtgagccaatgaggaggggaggcttcgggaggaggggaggagagggaaagcagctgcagcaccaagggagcccccttgctccctcccacagactctcctcatagtctgcagtgtaagcagatgcacgggggggagggaacccctggcaatgaggagaggaggaggaggggaggcatcggggagcagggaggctgCGGAGAGCGGGACACATGTATTTACTGCCTGTCCTCACGCTCATTTACATGCAGGGCCTGGGGGACGGGGCCTGGCTTCAGGGCAaactaaggggggggggcggcggcggcGGTGGCGGACGGGACTTTACAGCACCCGATCAATCTGTGGAGATAtatcaatgttttatatattccactccagcacacagacacacaagtcatggccgcgcccccctcgtcatgcccccccccccgacccgtttggtcaCGCCCCCCGCTCCGAAAAATGTTTCCTGCAGATCCCGGTGCAGTgaggtgcacgcgccgccagcaagcaagacagccgtgcggacgcgtgcaatggggccttagcctaatggtGGCTTTATGAGGCCAAAAAATGGCCGAGTGAAAGTGTTGGGTCGTAAGCTTAAAAAGCAGCAATACCACTTTCcctcttgttttttttcttcttcccctTTTCATATGTaacgcatgtgacaatgtatactacagtcttacctaaactggcgatcggttgctcctgttataaatctaaaACAATTCTGATTGCGTGTCTAacataattctcccccccccccctctttcagtttcaatcaatcattcaatcagtgtaactgaacagctacaatgtatccttatattacatgggtaacattatctattgttacagttcacatcaaactgctgggaacattgccAACAGATTATCACAGaccggaaagtgttgcaaaaatcttgcactgctggggaggtgggctaaagcctgctacagaaatcaaaggatgctctgtATATGAAAACTAATTatgacattaagagttgaatttaataAAACGGTCACTATCTAATACCACAGAACTGATATTTAtctccatctatccatctatctcactcacacactgtattttcacatgttttgctgctttaaccaacTTTGGCGTACGGGGTGTTGATCTGCTAGTGATGATGATGGATTCAACCACCGGGATTTTCTGAGGTCTGATGTGGGGTATAACACAATTGGAGAATTGCTTACTCAAGAACACTTTGGTTTTGTTCTGTCAATGTCATGTCTGTTCATTGTATATTTACCAGACTCTATAAGCTGCTTATAACATTCACATGTGGAGTATAAGCTTACATGCCTGAAAGTGCCGCTCACCAGACTTCAGTTGCTCCCCCTCCCAAAATGTCAGTGGAAATGTCCAATATAGAGTATGACGAATAAGTTTGTATTTCTGTTCTTTTTAAGTGCGCATCTGTTTTGTAAGTGACCTCCAGCGAGGACTGAAGATCCAGGCTGCCAAGTTTAACATTGATGGCAATGCGGAGGTATTGTattctatgtctttatttgtatagcgccaaaagtgtactctgcgcttcacaaagaatacagtacagggaattataataatacattaagcgcagcaaaatcagacaataggaatggaaatccctgctccggagagcttacaatctaagaggtatgatgggagacttagagacagcaggtgagggaatagtATTTTTTTGCCTGTACGTATTCCCCTAATATTTTGTCAACTATTTAACTGTTGTAGTCCTATTAGACGACGATTTGCTGTAATGAGATGATTCAATCTGCTGATTGGTATGACTGAtctggatatatatatttttcctcagCGCCCTGCACCACCACCTGGGGTGGACTACCCTCTGGATGGAGAGAAGATTTTACATGTTGAGGGGTCTATCAGGTTAGAATATGTATTGAAACATACGAAGTGTTACTGTAAGTAGTTTATTCTGCATTTTAGGGGGGGATTAAGTGCAATAAATAGTGTTTTGTATTAATTAGGAGCTTTTCTTTTAAAAGGTATAGAATCAAGTTCTTCTGAGATGTACATATTGTCACAAGTTTTATTGCAGATTTTAGTCTAATTCATTAGCTGGTATTTAAATGTTAGGATGGTTTTTCTTTCTAAACTGTTGTAATAGATAAATAGTATGCCAAACAGTAAACCATGGTTTAAAGAACAAATCAAAATGTAATATTTTGAGTCAcaataaaagtttaaaaaaaaatcagtgttggcagtaaaataaaaatatctGTATATTCACATTTAAATGATCCCTTGTGACCTAAAGAatatacacgcatacacgcatgcacgcatatacacacacaaacacacacacacacacacacacacacacacaccttgtgtgcCGCAGTAAATGTTTGTGCTCAATACACTTCATTTAAATTTTAACTGTTAAACGTTAAGATACAATGCTTATGAGATTCATGTGCTAGCATTGTGCCTATAAACATGTTTTCTCTTTAATAGAGATTCCGTTGTAGAATTGCTGTTCGAGCAGGACAATGAAGAACAGTCTGTGGCGACACTAATACTGGATTCCCTTGTGGAGGTATTACTACTACACAATCAATTATTCTATGTTCAATACATTGGGATATAAAGAGAATGAGCTGGCTGATATAAAAGAAAAGCAGCAGTATAAACGTTAAGTTACAAGTTGGGTCTTAGATTAAATTAATAacatcatttttttcccccagagaAATAAACTTTAAATACAGCAATCTCGGCACTGTAACTTTGCATAATTATCCAATTCATGACAGTGATTTGGCATGtcattacagtacacacacacagtatgtgtatgtCCTCTTTTTTCTTATACCACACTGGCACAAAGTATATATGCATTAGTTATTCTATCTTTATACTGTAAATCAGAAGATTATAATGATTATACAAAGCATGTGCTTGGAAATTCTTCACCCTTTCCTGGAAAAAGTGGGGAGAGATCTCTATATctttatttcatatactgtacagctatactcccaatgggactcaaagtgcttcacaaataCAATATCGGGCGCGGTGCGCAGCATTGTACATGGGAACATAACGAATCCTTAAAGAAAACTCTTAATTCCAGGGGCAATGCAAATGACACGCGGTCATCCCTTTTTAGATtgggggaaaggagatttcaccagcagcaaaggaaagggttctttaccgtaagggcaaTTTAAAATGTGGGATTTACTACtgatggaaactgtgatggcagatacaatagatatctttaagaacAGGTTGTCCATCTTCTTTTAGAAAGGAGAAgtgtatacatggatataccaataACTTGATCCAGAAGAAACTATA is part of the Ascaphus truei isolate aAscTru1 chromosome 9, aAscTru1.hap1, whole genome shotgun sequence genome and harbors:
- the ACTR10 gene encoding actin-related protein 10; protein product: MPLYEGLGSGGEKTAVVLDLGEAFTKCGFAGETGPRCIIRSEIRKPGISKPIKVVQYNINTEELYSYLKEFIHMLYFRHLLVNPRDRRVVLIESVLSPSHFRETLTRVLFKYFEVPSVLFAPSHLMSLLTLGINSAMVLDCGYAESLVLPIYEGIPILSCWGALPLGGKAIHKELGSQLLEQCTVNTGTAKDQSLPSVMGSVPEDIVEDVKVRICFVSDLQRGLKIQAAKFNIDGNAERPAPPPGVDYPLDGEKILHVEGSIRDSVVELLFEQDNEEQSVATLILDSLVECPIDTRKQLAENIVVIGGTAMLPGFLHRLMGEIRYLVEKPKYKDTLATKTFKIHTPPAKPNCVAWLGGAIFGALQDILGSRSVCKEYYNQTERIPDWCCLNNPPLELMFDVGKSAPPLMKRAFSTEK